The following are from one region of the Jatrophihabitans telluris genome:
- a CDS encoding PP2C family protein-serine/threonine phosphatase — protein MLRVNWGSATDVGRVRELNEDSVWAGPTLFVVADGMGGHAAGEVASDIAVSEFRRLSEQRPLSAEDIVAALRQANDRILEAGRQRRERSGLGTTVTGLGLVAAGGSTQWAVFNVGDSRVYRFADNLLSQLTVDHSAVQELVTAGELRREEARFHPRRNVVTRSLGSQPAPAADVWLFPPSPGERFLICSDGLTGELDDAEIARVLFDEPDPQRAAVALVEQANNAGGHDNTTVVVVDVADVDAVAADVDAVDAEAVDVDAGDVEAVDVDGGPRPPADTDGRRQA, from the coding sequence ATGCTGAGGGTGAACTGGGGATCGGCCACCGACGTCGGCCGGGTACGTGAACTCAACGAGGACAGTGTGTGGGCGGGTCCGACCCTGTTCGTCGTCGCCGACGGGATGGGCGGCCACGCGGCCGGCGAGGTCGCCTCGGACATCGCGGTCAGCGAATTCCGCCGCCTTTCCGAGCAGAGGCCACTGAGTGCCGAGGACATCGTCGCGGCCCTGCGGCAGGCCAACGACAGGATCCTCGAAGCGGGCCGGCAACGGCGGGAGCGGTCCGGGCTCGGCACCACGGTGACCGGGCTCGGCCTGGTCGCCGCGGGCGGCTCGACCCAGTGGGCGGTGTTCAACGTCGGCGACTCGCGCGTGTATCGCTTCGCCGACAACCTGCTCAGCCAGCTCACGGTCGATCACTCGGCCGTGCAGGAGCTCGTCACAGCCGGCGAGCTGCGACGCGAGGAAGCGCGCTTTCACCCGCGCCGCAACGTGGTCACCCGCTCGCTGGGCTCCCAGCCGGCTCCGGCGGCCGACGTGTGGCTGTTCCCGCCCTCCCCTGGCGAGCGCTTTCTCATCTGCTCCGACGGGCTCACCGGCGAGCTGGACGATGCCGAAATCGCTCGGGTGCTGTTCGACGAGCCTGACCCGCAACGCGCCGCCGTGGCCCTGGTCGAACAGGCCAACAACGCCGGCGGCCACGACAACACGACTGTCGTCGTGGTCGATGTGGCCGACGTCGATGCCGTTGCCGCGGACGTCGATGCCGTGGACGCCGAAGCCGTGGACGTCGATGCCGGGGA
- a CDS encoding PAC2 family protein encodes MTEMESWPELRAPVLIAAFEGWNDAGDAATGAIEHLELLWDATPLAELDPDDYYDFQVNRPTVSQVDGVSRRITWPTTRLSVCRPTGADFDLVLVRGIEPNMRWRMFCDEILDIVRELGVTTVVSLGALLSDAPHTRPTPVTGTAYDTASASRYGLESSRYEGPTGIVGILQDACVNAGIPAISFWAAVPHYVSQPPNPKATIALLHRVEEVLDIPVPMGELPAQADEWQKLVDEMAEEDSEVQEYIRNLEERDDDGEMREASGEAIAKEFERYLRRRDRGGPPGSM; translated from the coding sequence ATGACGGAAATGGAGAGCTGGCCGGAACTGCGTGCCCCGGTTCTCATCGCGGCTTTCGAGGGCTGGAACGACGCCGGTGACGCCGCCACCGGGGCCATCGAACACCTGGAATTGCTCTGGGACGCCACCCCCCTGGCCGAACTCGACCCGGACGACTACTACGACTTCCAGGTGAACCGGCCGACCGTGAGCCAGGTCGACGGCGTCTCGCGGCGGATCACCTGGCCGACCACCCGGCTGTCGGTGTGTCGCCCGACCGGCGCCGATTTCGACCTCGTCCTGGTCCGTGGCATCGAGCCGAACATGCGCTGGCGGATGTTCTGCGACGAGATCCTCGACATCGTACGAGAGCTGGGCGTGACCACCGTGGTCTCGCTCGGAGCGCTGCTGTCCGACGCGCCGCACACCCGTCCCACCCCGGTCACGGGCACCGCCTACGACACGGCCAGCGCCAGCCGTTACGGCCTGGAGAGTTCCCGCTACGAGGGCCCCACGGGCATCGTCGGCATTCTGCAGGACGCGTGCGTGAACGCAGGGATTCCGGCGATCTCGTTCTGGGCCGCCGTCCCCCACTACGTGTCCCAGCCACCGAACCCCAAGGCGACCATCGCGTTGTTGCACCGGGTCGAGGAGGTCCTCGACATCCCGGTTCCGATGGGCGAACTGCCCGCCCAGGCCGACGAATGGCAGAAGCTCGTCGATGAGATGGCCGAGGAGGACTCCGAGGTGCAGGAATACATCCGCAACCTCGAGGAGCGCGACGACGACGGCGAGATGCGCGAGGCTTCCGGTGAGGCCATAGCCAAGGAGTTCGAGCGCTATCTGCGCCGCCGCGACCGAGGCGGCCCGCCCGGGAGTATGTAG
- the metH gene encoding methionine synthase: MGVSTTPSSSPFLTALSQRVLVGDGAMGTMLQAADLSVATDFQDLEGCNEILNVTRPDVVAAVHDAYFAVGADAVETNTFGANWANLAEYDIEDRIRELASAGARIAREVADTHSTPERPRFVLGSIGPGTKLPSLGHVHFDKLREAYYQEALGLVEGGSDALIIETAQDLLQVKAAIIGSQRAMSELGLVIPIITHVTVETTGTMLLGSEIGAALTALEPLGIDLIGLNCATGPAEMSEHLRYLSQRAKIGVSVMPNAGLPQLGPNGATYPLQPAELADALESFVTEFGLGFVGGCCGTTPEHIRQVSERMSSIRAAQRRPEAEPSVASLYQSVTLRQDSSVLMIGERTNANGSKAFRDAMLAADWNKCVEIARSQTRDGSHLLDLNVDYVGRDGAADMQELAGRFATASTLPLMLDSTEPAVLEAGLKMLGGRCIVNSVNFEDGDGPQSRYARIMPLVVEYGAAVVALTIDEEGQARTAETKLAIAERLINELTGHWGLSLSDIVVDTLTFPIATGQEETRRDGIETIEAIRELKRRYPQVQTTLGLSNVSFGLSPAARQVLNSVFLHECVQAGLDSAIVHASKILPMSKIPDEQREVALDMVYDRRRAATADADSYDPLQRFLQLFEGVSAQSSAASRAEELAALPLDERLQRRIVDGERNGLEADLESALLERPALQIINETLLSGMKTVGELFGSGQMQLPFVLQSAEVMKTAVAYLEPHMEKADSAGKGTIVLATVKGDVHDIGKNLVDIILSNNGYTVVNIGIKQPIGAIIDAAEEHKADAIGMSGLLVKSTVVMKENLEEMNSRGVAERFPVLLGGAALTRAYVEQDLSDVFSGDVRYARDAFDGLRLMDALMAVRKGGVRVGVDGGDDTKLGEDERRKLAERRARRERSLRIAAERKAAEDAVPDPLEGTRSDVATDVPVPVPPFFGSRVVKGIPLADYAALLDERATFMGQWGLRGARGGTGPSFEELVETEGRPRLRYWLERFQTEGILEAAVVYGYFHCVSDGNKLVVLGSDGQELESFDFPRQRRERRLCLADFFRARDSGETDVVSFHVVTMGQRISEFANELFAANNYRDYLEVHGLSVQLTEALAEYWHKRVRTELGVAQDDSSDLDEIFNQGYRGSRYSFGYPACPNLEDQEQLFRLLEPERIGVSLSEEFQLVPEQSTSAIIVPHPEAKYFAAK; this comes from the coding sequence ATGGGCGTGTCGACTACCCCCAGCTCCAGTCCTTTCCTGACCGCGTTGTCCCAGCGCGTGCTCGTCGGGGACGGTGCGATGGGCACGATGTTGCAGGCGGCCGACCTGTCCGTCGCGACCGACTTCCAGGATCTCGAAGGCTGCAACGAGATCCTCAACGTCACGCGGCCGGACGTCGTGGCCGCGGTTCACGATGCCTACTTCGCGGTCGGCGCTGACGCGGTGGAGACCAACACCTTCGGAGCGAACTGGGCCAACCTGGCCGAGTACGACATCGAGGACCGGATCCGCGAACTCGCCTCGGCGGGTGCCCGGATCGCCCGGGAGGTCGCCGACACCCACAGCACCCCCGAGCGTCCGCGCTTCGTGCTGGGCTCGATCGGACCGGGTACGAAGCTGCCGAGCCTCGGGCACGTGCACTTCGACAAGCTGCGGGAGGCCTATTACCAAGAGGCGCTCGGGCTCGTCGAAGGCGGTTCGGACGCGTTGATCATCGAGACCGCGCAGGATCTGCTGCAGGTCAAGGCGGCGATCATCGGTTCACAGCGCGCCATGAGCGAACTCGGCCTCGTGATCCCGATCATCACCCACGTCACCGTCGAGACGACGGGGACGATGCTGTTGGGCTCCGAGATCGGTGCGGCCCTGACCGCCCTGGAACCACTGGGCATCGACCTGATCGGCCTGAACTGCGCCACCGGTCCGGCCGAGATGAGCGAGCATCTGCGCTACCTGTCCCAGCGCGCCAAGATCGGCGTGTCGGTCATGCCGAACGCCGGCTTGCCCCAGCTCGGGCCCAACGGCGCCACCTATCCTCTGCAGCCGGCTGAGCTCGCCGACGCCCTGGAATCCTTCGTCACCGAGTTCGGGCTGGGCTTCGTCGGTGGCTGCTGCGGCACGACCCCCGAGCACATCCGCCAGGTGTCGGAACGGATGAGCAGCATCCGCGCGGCCCAGCGCCGTCCCGAGGCCGAGCCTTCGGTGGCCTCGCTGTACCAGTCCGTGACGCTGCGCCAGGACTCGTCGGTGCTGATGATCGGTGAGCGGACCAACGCCAACGGTTCGAAGGCCTTCCGCGACGCGATGCTGGCCGCCGACTGGAACAAGTGCGTCGAGATCGCCCGCTCGCAGACCCGCGACGGCTCGCATCTGCTCGATCTCAACGTCGACTACGTGGGACGCGACGGCGCGGCCGACATGCAGGAGCTGGCCGGCCGTTTCGCGACCGCCTCCACGCTTCCCCTGATGCTGGACTCCACCGAACCCGCGGTGCTCGAGGCGGGCCTGAAGATGCTCGGCGGCCGCTGCATCGTCAACTCGGTGAACTTCGAGGACGGCGACGGACCGCAGTCGCGCTACGCCCGGATCATGCCGCTGGTCGTCGAGTACGGGGCGGCGGTCGTCGCCCTGACCATCGACGAAGAGGGCCAGGCAAGAACCGCCGAGACGAAGCTGGCGATCGCCGAACGGTTGATCAACGAACTGACCGGCCACTGGGGCCTGTCGCTGTCCGACATCGTGGTGGACACGTTGACCTTCCCCATCGCGACCGGGCAGGAGGAGACGCGCCGCGACGGCATCGAGACCATCGAGGCGATCCGTGAGCTCAAGCGCCGGTACCCGCAGGTCCAGACCACTCTGGGCCTGTCCAACGTCTCCTTCGGGCTCAGTCCGGCCGCGCGGCAGGTACTGAATTCGGTCTTCCTGCACGAATGCGTGCAGGCCGGACTGGATTCGGCCATCGTGCACGCCTCGAAGATCCTGCCGATGTCCAAGATCCCGGATGAGCAGCGCGAGGTCGCTCTGGACATGGTCTACGACCGGCGCCGCGCCGCCACGGCCGACGCCGACTCCTACGACCCCTTGCAGCGCTTCCTGCAATTGTTCGAAGGCGTTTCCGCTCAGTCCTCGGCGGCGTCCCGGGCCGAGGAACTCGCCGCGCTGCCGCTGGACGAGCGACTGCAGCGGCGCATCGTCGACGGCGAACGCAACGGGCTGGAAGCCGATCTCGAGTCCGCTCTGCTGGAGCGACCTGCCTTGCAGATCATCAACGAGACGCTGCTGTCGGGGATGAAGACGGTCGGTGAGCTCTTCGGCTCTGGGCAGATGCAGTTGCCGTTCGTCCTGCAGTCGGCCGAGGTCATGAAGACCGCCGTCGCCTATCTCGAACCGCACATGGAAAAGGCTGATTCGGCCGGCAAGGGCACGATCGTGCTCGCCACCGTCAAGGGCGACGTCCACGACATCGGCAAGAACCTGGTCGACATCATCCTGTCCAACAACGGCTACACGGTCGTGAACATCGGCATCAAGCAGCCCATCGGGGCGATCATCGACGCGGCCGAGGAGCACAAGGCCGACGCGATCGGCATGTCCGGCCTGCTGGTGAAGAGCACCGTGGTCATGAAGGAGAACCTCGAGGAGATGAATTCCCGGGGCGTGGCGGAGCGCTTTCCGGTTTTGCTGGGGGGCGCCGCGCTGACTCGTGCCTACGTCGAACAAGACCTCAGCGACGTCTTCAGCGGCGATGTCCGCTACGCGCGCGACGCCTTCGACGGCCTGCGCCTGATGGACGCGCTCATGGCCGTTCGCAAGGGCGGCGTGCGGGTCGGGGTCGACGGAGGCGACGACACCAAGCTGGGCGAGGACGAGCGGCGCAAGCTGGCCGAGCGCCGGGCACGACGGGAGCGGTCGCTGCGCATCGCCGCCGAGCGCAAGGCAGCCGAGGATGCGGTCCCTGATCCGCTGGAGGGCACTCGCTCCGACGTGGCCACCGATGTGCCTGTGCCCGTCCCGCCGTTCTTCGGATCCCGTGTGGTCAAAGGGATTCCGCTGGCCGACTACGCCGCCCTGCTCGATGAGCGGGCGACCTTCATGGGGCAGTGGGGGCTGCGCGGCGCACGTGGCGGCACCGGTCCGTCCTTCGAGGAACTGGTCGAGACCGAGGGTCGTCCACGGCTGCGTTACTGGCTCGAACGGTTCCAGACCGAGGGCATCCTCGAGGCCGCCGTGGTGTACGGCTACTTCCACTGCGTCAGCGACGGCAACAAGTTGGTGGTGCTCGGCTCGGACGGTCAGGAGTTGGAGAGCTTCGACTTCCCGCGCCAGCGCAGGGAGCGGCGGCTGTGCCTGGCCGACTTCTTCCGTGCCCGCGACAGCGGCGAGACCGATGTGGTGTCCTTCCATGTCGTGACGATGGGCCAGCGCATCTCCGAGTTCGCCAACGAGCTGTTCGCGGCCAACAACTACCGGGACTACCTGGAGGTCCACGGGTTGTCGGTCCAGCTGACCGAGGCCCTGGCCGAGTATTGGCACAAGCGGGTCCGTACCGAACTCGGCGTCGCCCAGGACGATTCCTCGGATCTGGACGAGATCTTCAATCAGGGCTACCGGGGCTCGCGGTACTCCTTCGGCTACCCCGCCTGCCCGAATCTGGAGGATCAGGAGCAGCTGTTCCGACTGCTCGAGCCGGAGCGCATCGGCGTCAGCCTGTCGGAGGAGTTCCAGCTGGTCCCGGAGCAGTCGACATCGGCCATCATCGTGCCGCATCCCGAGGCGAAATACTTCGCGGCCAAATGA
- a CDS encoding HAD family hydrolase, giving the protein MTELQAVLWDMDGTLVDTEPYWIAAEYRLVESFGGTWNDEHAESLVGNPLLVSAAYLREHGRVDLPPEEIVDRLLDEVIQATTERIVWRPGVLRCLAELKAAAIPCAMVTMSYLNLATAVADQLPPGTFQSLVTGDQLSRGKPDPEAYLTAARRLGVDPTRCVAIEDSPAGLGSAEAAGCVVIGVPNQVRLEPAPGRILLPTLENVGVADLRGYVSERVAL; this is encoded by the coding sequence ATGACCGAACTGCAGGCCGTTCTGTGGGACATGGACGGCACGCTCGTCGATACCGAGCCGTACTGGATCGCGGCCGAGTATCGCCTCGTGGAGTCCTTCGGTGGCACCTGGAACGACGAGCACGCCGAATCGCTGGTCGGTAATCCGCTGCTGGTGTCCGCGGCCTATCTCCGCGAGCACGGACGGGTGGACCTGCCGCCGGAGGAGATCGTCGACCGGCTTCTGGACGAGGTCATCCAGGCCACCACCGAGCGCATCGTCTGGCGTCCGGGCGTGCTGCGCTGCCTGGCCGAGTTGAAGGCGGCCGCCATCCCGTGCGCGATGGTCACTATGTCGTATCTGAATCTGGCCACGGCGGTGGCCGACCAACTCCCGCCGGGTACGTTTCAGTCGCTGGTGACCGGAGACCAACTCTCTCGTGGCAAACCTGATCCTGAGGCGTATCTGACCGCCGCGCGCCGACTGGGTGTCGACCCGACCCGATGCGTGGCGATCGAGGACTCACCGGCGGGGCTCGGGTCCGCCGAAGCGGCGGGCTGTGTCGTGATCGGAGTGCCCAATCAGGTAAGGCTGGAACCCGCGCCGGGCCGCATCCTGCTGCCTACGCTGGAAAATGTCGGCGTCGCAGACCTACGCGGTTACGTGAGCGAGCGCGTGGCGCTCTGA
- a CDS encoding RecB family exonuclease encodes MTSTTPAPALEPLPQAVVGSLSPSRASDFKTCPLLYRFRSIDRLPETPSRDAARGTVVHAVLEHLYELPATQRTVTVAQADVDPSWQALCEAEPELLTLFDAELDAPALAAWLDSARALVANYFELEDPRRLEPESREQLVEVVIDGLRLRGYVDRLDVSPAGDIRVVDYKTGSIPREAYEAKALFQMKFYALVLWRTRGVVPRQLRLIYLADKDTLSYSPDPDELTRFERTLQAIWKAIATASLTGDFRPSPSRLCDWCSYQPLCPAKGGTPPPFPSDALASASASSASASTRPGPVEPEV; translated from the coding sequence ATGACCTCCACGACGCCCGCTCCGGCGCTCGAGCCACTTCCACAGGCCGTCGTCGGCTCGTTGTCACCCTCGCGGGCCAGTGACTTCAAGACCTGTCCGTTGTTGTACCGCTTCCGCAGCATCGACAGGCTGCCCGAGACACCGAGCCGGGACGCGGCCCGCGGCACCGTGGTCCACGCCGTTCTCGAACACCTCTACGAGCTTCCCGCCACCCAGCGCACCGTGACCGTCGCCCAGGCCGACGTCGATCCCTCCTGGCAGGCCCTGTGTGAGGCCGAACCAGAACTGCTGACCCTGTTCGACGCCGAGCTCGACGCGCCCGCGCTGGCCGCCTGGCTGGACTCGGCCCGTGCGCTGGTCGCGAACTACTTCGAGCTCGAAGATCCGCGCCGGCTCGAACCGGAATCCCGCGAGCAACTGGTCGAGGTGGTGATCGACGGCTTGCGCCTGCGCGGCTACGTCGACCGTCTGGACGTCTCGCCCGCCGGTGACATCCGCGTCGTCGACTACAAGACCGGTTCGATCCCCCGGGAGGCCTACGAGGCCAAAGCACTGTTCCAGATGAAGTTCTACGCGCTCGTGTTGTGGCGCACCCGTGGCGTGGTGCCGCGCCAGCTGCGACTGATCTACCTTGCCGACAAGGACACCCTGAGCTACTCCCCCGACCCGGACGAGCTCACCCGCTTCGAGCGGACTCTGCAGGCGATCTGGAAGGCCATTGCCACCGCCAGCCTGACCGGCGACTTCCGCCCCAGCCCGTCCCGGCTCTGTGACTGGTGTTCCTACCAGCCGCTGTGCCCGGCCAAAGGGGGCACGCCGCCGCCGTTCCCCAGCGACGCCCTGGCGTCGGCATCGGCGTCGTCCGCGTCCGCGTCCACCCGCCCTGGACCTGTCGAGCCCGAGGTGTGA
- the lepB gene encoding signal peptidase I yields the protein MSDSELGAAGAPDSDLRSRIAATVRANRVSPPVLASESVAVAARHSRAAHRHRRHGRTRRRLPSGVRWAILLIGTVLSVFVLRGYVIASFYIPSASMETTLHGCQGCEPDRVLVDKLSYRLHSVHRKDVVVFAKPDSWNVPDKDLIKRVIGLPGEAVSAHGGVVYIGSVALNEPYVNPACTDGTADFGPITVPAGQYFVMGDNRCNSSDSRFNGTIPRDKLVGRAFAVVWPLKHLRWL from the coding sequence GTGTCCGACTCGGAGCTGGGTGCCGCCGGCGCCCCGGACTCGGACCTTCGGTCCAGGATCGCGGCGACGGTCCGGGCCAATCGCGTAAGCCCGCCGGTCCTGGCCTCGGAAAGTGTCGCCGTGGCCGCGCGCCATTCGCGCGCCGCGCACCGGCACCGCAGGCATGGCCGAACCCGCCGGCGGCTGCCCAGCGGGGTGCGATGGGCGATCCTGCTCATCGGCACCGTGCTGTCCGTGTTCGTGCTGCGCGGATACGTCATCGCCTCCTTCTACATCCCGTCGGCGTCGATGGAGACCACGCTGCACGGATGTCAGGGTTGCGAGCCGGACCGGGTCCTTGTCGACAAACTGTCCTACCGCCTGCATTCGGTGCACCGCAAAGACGTGGTCGTCTTCGCCAAGCCGGACAGCTGGAACGTTCCCGACAAGGATCTGATCAAGCGAGTGATCGGACTGCCCGGCGAGGCCGTGAGCGCGCACGGTGGGGTCGTCTACATCGGCAGCGTCGCGCTGAACGAGCCTTATGTGAATCCGGCGTGTACCGATGGCACCGCCGACTTCGGGCCGATCACGGTTCCGGCCGGGCAGTACTTCGTGATGGGCGACAACCGGTGCAACTCCTCCGACTCCCGGTTCAACGGGACGATCCCCAGGGACAAGCTCGTGGGCCGCGCCTTCGCCGTGGTGTGGCCTCTCAAACACCTGCGCTGGCTGTGA
- a CDS encoding site-2 protease family protein has product MSFSRPPSPPSPVRGARLVRVGRVAGVPIFLTPSWIFVALFVTLSYSDFLRSQVVGLSQAGAYALALAYSFLLAASVIVHELGHVLVSRAVGLTVSRVVVFLLGGVSEIEGQARRPRDDFLIAAAGPLFSFLLAAACWAGTTVTDTHTTLGVTFALLAWSNLIVAVFNVLPGLPLDGGRLVAALVWMLGGSRFRGTVVAGWSGRVVAVLLALAVLFGNAALSGHTGTVTLSGIAAAAMGFALAAFLWMGASQSLRVASVQDRARHLTAAGLLRQAVYVADQVPLSEALRRLAASGARAIVVIDSAGRSRAIVSEPQVAKIAFERRPWTPLAEVSRPLEPGLILSDGLDGEGLIEAMRAMPSSEYLVVDQAGVARGVLASSDVLGALGLTKAGSRTQ; this is encoded by the coding sequence GTGAGCTTCTCCCGTCCGCCGTCGCCGCCGAGCCCGGTGCGCGGAGCTCGATTGGTACGAGTCGGCCGCGTCGCCGGTGTTCCGATCTTTCTCACGCCCAGCTGGATCTTCGTCGCGTTGTTCGTGACGCTGTCCTACTCCGACTTCCTCCGCAGCCAGGTCGTAGGACTGTCCCAGGCCGGGGCCTACGCGTTGGCCCTGGCGTATTCGTTCTTGCTCGCGGCCTCGGTGATCGTCCACGAGCTCGGGCACGTCCTGGTGTCGCGGGCCGTCGGCCTGACGGTCAGCCGGGTCGTGGTGTTCCTGCTGGGGGGCGTGTCCGAGATCGAGGGCCAGGCCCGGCGCCCGCGCGACGACTTCCTCATCGCCGCGGCCGGCCCGCTCTTCTCGTTCCTGCTCGCAGCCGCGTGCTGGGCGGGCACGACGGTCACCGATACGCACACGACGCTCGGGGTGACGTTTGCGTTGCTGGCCTGGAGCAACCTCATCGTCGCCGTGTTCAACGTGCTGCCGGGCCTGCCGTTGGACGGTGGCCGGCTCGTGGCCGCGCTCGTCTGGATGCTGGGCGGCAGCCGGTTCCGGGGCACCGTGGTGGCCGGCTGGTCGGGCCGGGTGGTCGCGGTCCTGCTCGCGCTGGCGGTGCTGTTCGGCAACGCGGCGCTCAGCGGGCACACCGGCACGGTGACGCTGAGCGGCATCGCCGCGGCGGCCATGGGCTTCGCGCTGGCGGCCTTTCTGTGGATGGGCGCCAGCCAGTCGCTGCGGGTCGCCTCGGTCCAGGACCGAGCGCGGCATCTGACCGCGGCGGGCCTCCTCCGGCAGGCGGTCTACGTGGCAGACCAGGTGCCGTTGTCCGAAGCCCTGCGCCGACTCGCTGCCAGCGGCGCCCGGGCGATCGTCGTCATCGACTCGGCCGGTCGCAGCCGCGCGATCGTCTCCGAACCCCAGGTGGCCAAGATCGCATTCGAACGGCGGCCGTGGACACCGCTGGCCGAGGTGTCGCGACCGCTCGAACCTGGTCTGATTCTCAGCGACGGGCTCGACGGCGAGGGGCTGATAGAGGCCATGCGGGCCATGCCGTCCAGTGAGTACCTGGTCGTCGACCAGGCCGGCGTGGCTCGCGGAGTCCTCGCCTCCAGTGATGTGCTCGGTGCGCTGGGCCTGACCAAAGCAGGAAGTAGAACGCAATGA
- a CDS encoding tRNA (adenine-N1)-methyltransferase, translating to MSELFEPGDRVQLTDPKGRLHTVTLEPGKQFHTHRGAIEHDHLIGSPDGSVVASTSGTSYLALRPLLTDYVLSMPRGAAVIYPKDSAQIVAQGDIYPGARVLEAGAGSGALTCSLLRAVGPTGSLISYERREDHLEHARRNVDNFFGGAPQNWDLRLGDVVEHSAAEPVDRVILDMLAPWDVLGPVSEALRPGGVLIGYVATTTQLSRLVEALRNHGGFTEPHAWECLLRSWHVVGLAVRPDHRMQGHTAFLVTARRLAPGVTAPSRQRRPAKTVELEEAFGVAPAAEPGSDTVSEPAIPKVYPKLP from the coding sequence ATGAGCGAGCTGTTCGAGCCCGGTGACCGGGTCCAGCTGACCGACCCGAAGGGACGTCTCCACACGGTCACTCTGGAGCCGGGCAAGCAGTTCCACACCCATCGCGGGGCGATCGAGCACGACCACCTCATCGGTTCGCCCGACGGTTCGGTCGTGGCCTCCACCTCCGGCACCAGCTACCTCGCCCTGCGGCCGTTACTGACCGACTACGTGCTGTCGATGCCCCGTGGCGCGGCCGTGATCTACCCCAAGGATTCGGCCCAGATCGTCGCGCAGGGCGATATCTACCCCGGCGCGCGCGTGCTGGAGGCCGGCGCCGGATCGGGAGCGCTGACGTGTTCGCTCCTGCGGGCGGTGGGGCCGACGGGTTCGCTCATCTCCTACGAACGTCGTGAGGACCACCTCGAACACGCCCGGCGCAATGTCGACAACTTTTTCGGCGGCGCCCCGCAGAACTGGGATCTGCGGCTGGGCGACGTCGTCGAACACTCGGCCGCCGAACCGGTCGACCGGGTGATCCTGGACATGCTCGCCCCGTGGGACGTGCTGGGTCCGGTCAGCGAGGCCCTGCGCCCCGGCGGGGTGTTGATCGGTTACGTGGCCACGACGACCCAGCTGTCCCGGCTCGTGGAGGCACTGCGCAACCACGGTGGTTTCACCGAACCGCACGCTTGGGAGTGCCTGCTGCGCAGCTGGCACGTGGTGGGTCTTGCGGTCCGCCCCGATCACCGGATGCAGGGGCACACCGCCTTCCTGGTCACGGCTCGCCGACTCGCTCCGGGCGTCACCGCGCCCTCGCGGCAGCGCCGTCCGGCCAAGACCGTGGAGTTGGAGGAGGCCTTCGGCGTTGCGCCTGCGGCCGAGCCCGGTTCCGATACCGTCTCTGAACCGGCGATCCCGAAGGTCTACCCCAAACTGCCCTGA
- a CDS encoding ferredoxin, protein MTLSETSVETSGLEVWIDQELCTGDGLCVQYAPEVFEFDVDGLAYVKDAAGDLKLGAGLRVDVPAGLRLDVIDSAKECPGNCIHVNRVTDGVPVAGPEAGSGSGAGPEA, encoded by the coding sequence ATGACGTTGTCCGAGACGAGTGTCGAGACCTCTGGACTAGAGGTGTGGATCGACCAGGAACTGTGCACCGGCGACGGCTTGTGCGTCCAGTACGCCCCGGAGGTCTTCGAGTTCGACGTGGACGGCTTGGCCTACGTCAAGGACGCCGCCGGCGATCTCAAGCTCGGTGCGGGCCTGCGCGTGGACGTTCCAGCCGGCCTGCGGCTGGACGTCATCGACTCCGCCAAGGAGTGCCCTGGCAACTGCATCCACGTGAACCGGGTCACCGACGGCGTGCCGGTGGCCGGACCCGAGGCCGGATCCGGATCCGGGGCCGGGCCCGAGGCGTAG